One genomic region from Gemmobacter aquarius encodes:
- a CDS encoding lytic transglycosylase domain-containing protein, with amino-acid sequence MIRWNDPEGQGGEVHLAALDSSVLRYDGQGQLIVPIHPEPVEEETREGEGAEVAADVSFSTKGVAAPRDVLPQVRLIATRYQDHPALAQLELSPAEWAAFFQAMIKVESNYTQEAVSHAGALGLAQLMPGTADYLNVDPSDPIENLDGGARYLLEQMAAFGSLELALAAYNAGPEAVRKYDGVPPYAETQSHIVKVMAVYDRILTEL; translated from the coding sequence GTGATCCGCTGGAATGATCCGGAAGGGCAGGGCGGAGAAGTCCACCTTGCAGCACTTGATTCATCCGTCCTGCGCTATGACGGTCAGGGGCAGCTCATCGTTCCTATTCACCCTGAACCAGTTGAAGAAGAGACGCGGGAAGGGGAGGGGGCAGAAGTCGCCGCTGATGTCTCCTTCAGCACCAAAGGGGTTGCAGCCCCAAGGGATGTCTTGCCACAGGTCCGGCTGATTGCGACCCGCTATCAAGACCATCCGGCCTTGGCGCAACTGGAGCTTTCGCCCGCTGAATGGGCCGCATTCTTTCAGGCAATGATCAAGGTCGAGAGCAATTACACACAAGAGGCTGTCAGCCATGCCGGTGCGCTTGGCCTCGCGCAACTGATGCCCGGCACGGCTGATTATCTCAACGTTGACCCCTCGGACCCCATCGAAAACCTCGACGGCGGCGCACGCTATCTTCTGGAACAAATGGCCGCCTTCGGCAGCCTAGAGCTTGCCCTTGCCGCCTACAACGCCGGCCCCGAGGCCGTGCGCAAATACGACGGCGTGCCACCCTACGCCGAGACACAATCCCACATCGTCAAGGTGATGGCGGTCTATGACCGCATCCTCACCGAGCTCTGA
- a CDS encoding TrbC/VirB2 family protein yields MRNQNVALLGLTLCTLFLAQAEPALAQVVFTKAETVATGVLASFRGTLATAFFGIAFVVTGFLAAFNRISWAWVALVVVGAFLVFAGPAIVANLRSSFS; encoded by the coding sequence ATGCGCAACCAAAACGTGGCTCTTCTGGGCCTGACCCTTTGCACCCTTTTTCTGGCGCAAGCCGAGCCAGCACTCGCGCAGGTGGTCTTCACCAAGGCCGAAACCGTGGCCACCGGCGTTCTGGCCTCCTTCCGGGGCACCCTCGCGACAGCCTTCTTCGGCATCGCCTTCGTGGTGACCGGCTTCCTCGCGGCCTTCAACCGGATTTCCTGGGCCTGGGTGGCATTGGTTGTGGTAGGTGCCTTCCTTGTTTTTGCCGGCCCCGCCATTGTCGCCAACCTGCGCTCGTCCTTCAGCTGA
- a CDS encoding VirB3 family type IV secretion system protein, translating into MEKSAVILGLSRQAKFLGLPMPYAMAVGAMTVLPFILFKPVWWFLTAPIWYGLARFATKLNPNGHHVFAVMMQVTPMAILRKGRRHVS; encoded by the coding sequence ATGGAGAAAAGCGCGGTCATCCTCGGGCTCTCGCGGCAAGCCAAGTTTCTTGGCCTGCCGATGCCCTATGCCATGGCAGTGGGAGCGATGACCGTGCTGCCCTTCATCTTGTTCAAGCCGGTTTGGTGGTTCTTGACCGCACCGATCTGGTACGGGCTTGCCCGCTTTGCGACGAAGCTGAACCCGAATGGGCATCACGTCTTTGCCGTTATGATGCAGGTGACGCCGATGGCCATCCTGCGGAAAGGGCGGCGTCATGTTTCTTGA
- a CDS encoding VirB4 family type IV secretion/conjugal transfer ATPase, translating into MFLEREGLRGRARALIPADPKIYAHLPYVIELDDEVVRTRDNGLMISLEVTGIDGITSGSSAVTALRAGFAHLLDTLDERFSFYLHRMMRPAQAQLKPIHGQSFAADIDRAWNTELQRRNLQESVLILTVVRRQVAPLAVPLFGKAAAKVWGEDTDRRLEELREVVSILETGLGVKSHRLKISDGSLIGFYASLLTGELRSKPRSPFGIIAEDASDAAIRFGKGQFAVEEGADTPRVGAVLYVKSYATSTWPGMLDALGASRNTIITHSYTPIERGSITERVKRRVAQMRASEDIAATIEAQLFEAADKSESGELGFGIHQMTITVFASDQAALDTEVARIRGIAHQNGMRLVREVTALEAAFFAMHPGNMDYRARDMTVSSLNFADMAALHAADTGTEAARLPWQTPLTLFQTLQGSLHRFSFHEPGDPKAEPTNGHTLVLGKSGGGKTTTVAFLAAQAQRVGGRTIIFDKEAGLKMAVRALGGRYAEIRAGRPTGLNPLATESGERGEAWFLDWLVALLEQRSGPMTPMQSEALKSAISQNGKAREGLRNFRAFQELFGDVGDGLDLAQRISEWGPEGRYGWVFGEAEEPVVDFTSHDVTAVDLTEILDLGTERTAILGYLFRRIEMLIEEKRPTLILIDEAWKVLDDEYFAKKLAEWLVTARKKNVVVVMMTQFPNQIRGSKARSILEALPNQLLFPNGEAASADYDGFRLTDGELDFVLSPIPGQRMVLSRTPRSSTVLNVDLKALGPLLTALGGGQAGLNAFGADYATRPKFWKE; encoded by the coding sequence ATGTTTCTTGAGAGAGAAGGCCTGCGGGGCAGGGCGCGGGCGCTGATCCCGGCGGATCCGAAGATCTATGCGCATCTGCCTTATGTCATTGAGCTTGATGACGAGGTGGTGCGCACCCGCGACAACGGGCTGATGATCTCGCTCGAAGTGACCGGCATTGACGGGATCACATCCGGGTCTTCGGCGGTCACCGCCCTTCGGGCGGGGTTCGCGCATCTGCTCGACACGTTGGATGAACGTTTCAGCTTCTATCTGCACCGGATGATGCGCCCGGCCCAAGCTCAGCTGAAACCGATCCACGGCCAAAGCTTTGCAGCCGATATCGACCGGGCATGGAACACGGAACTGCAGCGCCGCAACCTGCAGGAATCCGTGCTGATCCTCACGGTCGTCCGGCGGCAAGTTGCTCCGCTGGCTGTCCCGCTCTTTGGCAAAGCGGCGGCAAAGGTCTGGGGCGAGGATACCGACCGGCGCTTGGAAGAGTTGCGCGAGGTGGTTTCGATCCTCGAGACCGGACTTGGCGTCAAATCCCATCGGCTCAAGATCAGCGATGGCAGCCTGATCGGCTTTTACGCCTCGCTCCTGACCGGCGAGTTGCGCAGCAAACCACGCAGTCCCTTTGGCATCATCGCCGAAGATGCCAGCGATGCCGCCATTCGCTTCGGCAAAGGTCAGTTCGCGGTGGAGGAGGGGGCAGATACGCCGCGCGTCGGTGCTGTTCTCTATGTCAAATCCTATGCGACCTCGACCTGGCCCGGCATGCTGGATGCACTCGGGGCCTCCCGCAATACCATTATCACCCACAGCTACACGCCGATTGAGCGAGGCAGCATCACCGAACGCGTGAAACGCCGCGTGGCGCAAATGCGGGCTTCCGAAGACATCGCTGCGACGATCGAGGCCCAACTTTTTGAGGCTGCTGACAAATCCGAAAGCGGCGAGCTCGGCTTTGGTATCCATCAGATGACCATCACGGTCTTTGCCAGTGATCAGGCGGCACTGGATACCGAAGTCGCCCGCATCCGCGGAATCGCGCATCAAAACGGCATGCGGTTGGTTCGCGAAGTCACAGCGCTCGAGGCCGCCTTCTTCGCCATGCACCCCGGCAACATGGACTACCGGGCGCGGGACATGACGGTCTCGTCCTTGAACTTCGCCGATATGGCAGCACTACATGCCGCAGATACCGGGACGGAAGCCGCGCGCCTGCCATGGCAAACGCCGCTGACGTTGTTTCAAACTTTGCAGGGCAGTCTGCATCGGTTCAGTTTCCATGAACCCGGCGACCCGAAAGCTGAGCCGACCAACGGCCATACGCTCGTCTTGGGCAAGTCCGGCGGTGGTAAGACCACCACTGTCGCCTTCCTCGCGGCCCAGGCTCAAAGGGTAGGGGGCCGTACGATCATCTTTGACAAGGAAGCGGGGCTCAAAATGGCGGTCCGTGCCCTTGGTGGCCGCTATGCAGAAATCCGTGCCGGACGGCCGACCGGGCTGAATCCGCTTGCCACAGAATCCGGCGAACGCGGAGAGGCGTGGTTTCTGGATTGGCTGGTGGCCCTTCTCGAACAGCGCAGCGGGCCGATGACACCGATGCAGTCTGAGGCCCTCAAATCCGCCATTTCTCAGAATGGCAAAGCCCGCGAAGGGTTGCGGAACTTCCGCGCGTTTCAGGAGCTTTTCGGTGATGTCGGCGATGGGCTCGATCTCGCGCAGCGGATCAGCGAATGGGGGCCGGAAGGGCGCTACGGCTGGGTGTTCGGCGAGGCCGAAGAGCCGGTGGTGGATTTCACCAGCCATGATGTGACGGCCGTGGATCTGACAGAAATTCTCGACCTCGGCACCGAACGCACCGCGATCCTCGGCTATCTCTTCCGCCGTATCGAGATGCTGATCGAAGAAAAGCGCCCGACGCTCATTCTGATCGACGAGGCATGGAAGGTCCTCGACGACGAATACTTCGCCAAGAAGCTCGCCGAATGGTTGGTGACCGCGCGCAAGAAAAACGTCGTCGTGGTGATGATGACCCAGTTTCCAAACCAGATCCGGGGCTCAAAAGCCCGCTCGATCCTTGAGGCACTGCCAAACCAGCTCCTGTTCCCGAACGGCGAAGCTGCAAGTGCTGACTATGACGGTTTCCGGTTGACCGATGGCGAGTTGGACTTTGTCCTGAGCCCGATCCCGGGCCAGCGCATGGTTCTGTCGCGCACACCGCGCAGCTCCACAGTGCTGAACGTCGATCTCAAAGCCCTGGGTCCGCTGTTGACAGCCCTTGGCGGTGGTCAGGCTGGGCTCAATGCCTTTGGCGCCGACTATGCCACGCGGCCCAAATTTTGGAAGGAATGA
- a CDS encoding lytic transglycosylase domain-containing protein — protein sequence MIGALALGAAVLPWPATAQGVPIVDPKSIIQHGLEIAQMSYLTGGRELEADKKRRINELHQDQLDALDATLAMMTGQTPWIGDLEVIPGAEAEVLYAVEDNNPYADRLFGDAKTSIEEMIVATAQKYAGHPGLARAGLNPVEFRIWFQSLVKQESGFSIGARSPVGAFGLTQVMPDTAKGLGIYPAYYDDPMLQLDGGARYFLTQLNTFGSVPLALAAYNAGPGNVTKYGGIPPFEETQNYVVRITGFFNAYAGKITGVDQVGTFDPRDMAIAEASNTSDAGLHYGMAASLEIEASLKRLRAIIERIPTTKSTKEALDLNSYARAEAVRIGLMVERVKAARVKVDQARYALWLQAYAIDATFIKVKGGSE from the coding sequence ATGATCGGGGCATTGGCCTTGGGCGCGGCGGTCCTGCCTTGGCCTGCGACGGCGCAAGGCGTGCCGATTGTCGACCCGAAGTCGATCATCCAACACGGCCTGGAAATCGCTCAGATGTCCTATTTGACCGGTGGGCGCGAACTTGAGGCCGACAAGAAGCGTCGCATTAATGAGTTGCATCAGGACCAGCTTGACGCGCTGGATGCCACGCTGGCGATGATGACGGGCCAAACGCCGTGGATCGGCGATCTCGAAGTGATCCCCGGGGCTGAGGCGGAAGTTCTCTATGCCGTCGAGGACAACAATCCCTATGCCGACCGTCTTTTTGGCGATGCCAAGACCAGCATCGAAGAGATGATCGTGGCCACGGCGCAGAAATACGCCGGTCACCCGGGCCTTGCCCGCGCCGGTTTGAACCCGGTCGAGTTCCGCATCTGGTTCCAAAGCCTTGTGAAACAAGAATCCGGGTTTTCAATCGGGGCGCGCAGTCCTGTTGGGGCCTTTGGCCTGACGCAGGTGATGCCGGACACCGCGAAAGGTCTTGGCATTTACCCTGCCTATTACGATGACCCGATGCTGCAGCTCGATGGCGGCGCGCGGTATTTCCTGACCCAACTCAACACCTTCGGTTCTGTGCCGCTGGCCTTGGCGGCGTACAATGCCGGACCCGGCAACGTCACCAAGTATGGCGGTATCCCGCCCTTTGAAGAGACGCAGAATTACGTCGTTCGCATCACCGGGTTCTTCAACGCCTATGCGGGCAAGATCACCGGCGTGGATCAAGTCGGCACCTTCGATCCCCGCGATATGGCGATCGCCGAGGCCAGCAACACATCAGACGCAGGCCTCCACTATGGGATGGCCGCGTCGCTCGAGATTGAGGCATCGCTGAAGCGGCTGCGCGCCATTATCGAGCGCATCCCGACAACCAAATCGACCAAAGAGGCGCTGGACCTCAACAGTTATGCCCGGGCGGAAGCCGTCCGCATCGGGCTGATGGTCGAGCGGGTTAAGGCAGCCCGCGTGAAAGTCGATCAGGCCCGCTACGCCCTGTGGCTGCAGGCCTATGCCATCGACGCAACATTCATCAAAGTGAAGGGTGGTTCCGAATGA
- a CDS encoding type IV secretion system protein, which yields MIRNLVRGLGPLLISAAMLSPALAQGVPTVDLTSIAKIGEVLTEAKLQVKEMIASNLKLDEQILKQIEQIATLKAQLDALRNGLTLEALGIPDPDTFFDDILPDVADLTGGLISAKDGKYSLMTTSGKVGDKPAAQYVSEFFASAGLDVATVDSLANSEDEGAARIGTQANTAAFLSAAAETSSVKASESLERVHELVQEIPDTEGLKEAIDLNTRVTAELSIALANIWNMESAQLMGMGEAGVMDAATAAEEQKFIKVLGGE from the coding sequence ATGATCCGCAATCTTGTCCGGGGTCTTGGCCCCCTTCTGATTTCTGCCGCGATGCTCTCCCCTGCCCTCGCGCAGGGCGTGCCGACCGTTGACCTCACCAGCATCGCCAAGATCGGCGAGGTGCTGACCGAGGCCAAGCTGCAGGTGAAGGAGATGATCGCGTCGAACCTCAAACTCGATGAGCAGATCCTGAAGCAGATCGAACAGATCGCGACGCTGAAGGCGCAGCTGGACGCCTTGCGAAACGGGCTGACACTGGAGGCCTTGGGCATTCCAGACCCGGATACCTTCTTTGACGACATCTTGCCCGACGTTGCTGATCTGACCGGTGGCCTGATCTCGGCAAAAGATGGCAAGTATTCTCTGATGACCACCTCGGGCAAGGTCGGCGACAAGCCCGCCGCCCAGTATGTCTCTGAGTTCTTCGCCTCTGCGGGGCTCGACGTGGCCACAGTCGACAGCCTTGCGAACAGTGAAGATGAAGGGGCAGCCCGGATTGGTACGCAAGCCAACACCGCCGCTTTCCTCTCGGCCGCAGCAGAGACCTCTTCGGTCAAGGCCTCGGAAAGCCTCGAGCGAGTCCACGAGCTTGTTCAGGAAATTCCAGACACCGAAGGGCTGAAGGAGGCCATCGATCTGAACACCCGTGTAACGGCGGAGCTGTCGATCGCGCTCGCCAATATCTGGAACATGGAATCCGCCCAACTGATGGGCATGGGCGAAGCTGGCGTCATGGACGCCGCCACAGCAGCGGAGGAACAGAAGTTCATCAAAGTCCTTGGAGGAGAATGA
- a CDS encoding type IV secretion system protein → MDSVSAILTTLDAAITSAGRQYFEATAGAVGPIYTTLLALLLVMVGINAALNVYRISMRDAVQLSFRIVMVLMFGLTWSNFTQIYEAASNGLSALALEYFRFGGGGVGASATAAMDDMANMMAGNVDSVSSAMSSIMRGFVAAVLYVVLGVLMAVYVFIVGFSKLMIAFLLGVAPIAIGATIFEKTKGMFEAWLSAMIGYLMYPVASAGVIVAVVTVAHDVFRETKDVTDLGSILGFFVIVFVGIFALMAIPNAVTHITGQISLASIAPQALRVAGKPLEKASDYSARRMNEVRSGFMHGKTEHHHLRDQARSDAERGQAARARLGQFIRDS, encoded by the coding sequence ATGGATAGCGTCTCGGCCATCCTGACAACGCTGGATGCGGCAATCACCTCAGCCGGGCGACAGTATTTCGAGGCGACGGCGGGTGCGGTCGGTCCGATCTACACGACCCTGCTCGCCCTCCTGCTCGTCATGGTCGGGATCAACGCGGCCTTGAATGTCTACCGGATTTCCATGCGCGACGCGGTTCAGCTGTCGTTCCGGATCGTGATGGTCCTGATGTTCGGTCTGACTTGGTCCAACTTCACCCAGATCTATGAGGCCGCTAGCAACGGGCTCAGTGCTCTTGCACTGGAATACTTTCGGTTCGGGGGTGGCGGTGTCGGTGCATCCGCCACTGCAGCGATGGATGACATGGCGAACATGATGGCCGGAAACGTGGATTCCGTGTCTTCGGCCATGTCCTCGATCATGCGCGGCTTTGTGGCCGCTGTTCTCTATGTGGTGCTCGGCGTGTTGATGGCAGTTTACGTGTTCATCGTCGGCTTCTCGAAGCTGATGATCGCCTTCCTTCTCGGGGTCGCTCCGATCGCCATCGGTGCCACGATCTTCGAGAAGACCAAGGGCATGTTCGAGGCCTGGCTCTCGGCCATGATCGGTTATCTGATGTATCCGGTCGCCTCCGCTGGGGTCATCGTGGCGGTCGTCACCGTTGCCCACGACGTTTTCCGCGAGACAAAGGATGTGACCGACCTCGGCTCCATCCTCGGCTTCTTTGTCATCGTGTTTGTCGGCATCTTCGCCCTGATGGCGATCCCGAATGCCGTAACCCACATCACCGGCCAGATCAGCCTCGCGAGCATTGCGCCGCAAGCACTGCGGGTTGCGGGCAAACCGCTGGAAAAGGCCTCCGACTATTCGGCGCGCCGAATGAACGAGGTGCGATCGGGTTTCATGCACGGCAAGACCGAACACCACCATTTGCGCGATCAGGCACGGTCCGATGCTGAGCGCGGCCAAGCCGCAAGGGCGCGTTTGGGTCAATTCATCCGCGACAGTTGA
- a CDS encoding virB8 family protein: protein MTGSPPELRSFLEAEMFYGVKKRERIAYLVAGGGLAIGLMGIVAVVTMLPLKQTEAFLAIVDKDTGVAERVVAVEKAGIEQAEAIRQSLLFAYVTDRETYDQHDNESRILRAYTWSEGNARQGLVSLWTEGNANYPPKLYGQNSKVVIDVLSITPVTDTTAQVRFTKTWVSDGEGVPDRIGKFTATVTYRFEPSKQTALDLVWQNPTGFLVTDYRITAETLAPTEE from the coding sequence ATGACAGGTTCACCCCCTGAATTGAGAAGTTTTCTCGAAGCCGAGATGTTCTACGGCGTCAAAAAGCGCGAACGGATCGCCTATCTGGTGGCGGGCGGCGGACTGGCCATCGGCCTGATGGGCATAGTCGCTGTCGTCACAATGCTCCCCTTGAAGCAAACCGAGGCCTTTCTCGCCATCGTCGACAAAGACACCGGGGTCGCCGAACGCGTGGTCGCGGTCGAAAAGGCCGGGATCGAGCAGGCCGAGGCCATCCGGCAAAGCCTGCTCTTTGCCTATGTCACCGACCGAGAAACCTATGACCAGCACGACAATGAGTCCCGCATTCTGCGCGCCTACACATGGTCCGAAGGCAATGCCCGCCAAGGCCTCGTGAGCCTTTGGACGGAAGGCAACGCCAACTATCCGCCCAAACTTTACGGGCAGAATTCCAAAGTGGTCATCGATGTTCTGTCAATCACGCCGGTGACCGACACAACCGCCCAGGTCCGTTTCACCAAGACCTGGGTGTCGGATGGCGAAGGTGTACCTGACCGGATCGGCAAGTTCACCGCCACCGTCACCTATCGCTTTGAGCCCTCGAAGCAAACCGCGCTCGATCTCGTCTGGCAGAACCCGACCGGGTTTCTGGTGACGGACTACCGCATCACCGCAGAAACCTTGGCCCCCACGGAGGAATGA